The following coding sequences are from one Haemophilus haemolyticus window:
- the folE gene encoding GTP cyclohydrolase I FolE, whose amino-acid sequence MSKISLDAQNVRNALIEKGIETPMIDPTQAKDERRESIAKHMHEVMKLIGLDLRDDSLEETPNRLAKMFIDEIFSGMDYANFPKMTKIKNQMKVSEMVQVNDITLTSTCEHHFVTIDGKVCVAYYPKDWVIGLSKINRIVSFFAQRPQVQERLTEQLLTAFQTILETDDVAVYVKATHFCVKARGIRDTNSYTVTSAYGGVFLEDRDTRKEFLATVQK is encoded by the coding sequence ATGAGCAAAATTTCACTGGATGCGCAGAATGTAAGAAATGCCTTGATTGAAAAAGGGATTGAAACACCCATGATTGATCCAACACAGGCTAAAGATGAACGTCGAGAAAGCATTGCAAAACACATGCATGAAGTGATGAAGCTGATTGGATTAGATTTGCGAGATGATAGTTTAGAAGAAACGCCAAATCGTTTAGCTAAAATGTTTATTGATGAGATTTTTAGCGGAATGGATTATGCGAATTTTCCTAAAATGACGAAAATCAAAAATCAGATGAAAGTCAGCGAAATGGTGCAAGTGAATGACATCACACTAACAAGCACTTGTGAACATCATTTTGTTACGATTGATGGTAAAGTTTGTGTGGCATACTATCCAAAAGATTGGGTGATTGGTCTTTCTAAAATTAATCGAATCGTTTCATTTTTTGCTCAACGGCCACAGGTTCAAGAACGCTTAACTGAGCAACTTTTGACAGCATTTCAGACAATTCTTGAGACAGACGATGTCGCGGTATATGTGAAAGCGACCCATTTCTGTGTGAAAGCGCGTGGTATTAGAGATACAAATAGTTATACGGTCACATCTGCTTATGGCGGTGTATTTTTAGAAGATAGAGATACTCGTAAAGAATTTTTAGCAACAGTTCAGAAGTAA
- a CDS encoding histidine phosphatase family protein encodes MKKQLTFYFIRHGRTVWNKQGLMQGSGNSPLTEEGIQSAVKTGQALQNIDFIAAYSSCLQRTIDTANYIIGDRDIPLFQHRGLNEHYFGSWEGTNVELIRPLPEFQQMINDPANYKAESNGGETYEDLAKRAIAAVQDIIKVHQEGNILVVSHGHTLRLLVALLNGATWQNHRDKDKSVSLLNTAISIVHYDSEKGFSLEKLNDTTHLQ; translated from the coding sequence ATGAAAAAACAACTGACTTTTTATTTTATTCGTCACGGCCGCACTGTTTGGAACAAACAAGGATTAATGCAAGGCAGTGGAAATTCTCCATTAACAGAAGAAGGCATTCAAAGTGCGGTCAAAACTGGGCAAGCTTTACAAAATATCGATTTTATTGCGGCATATTCGAGCTGTTTACAACGCACCATTGACACAGCCAATTATATTATTGGCGATCGTGACATACCCTTATTCCAACATCGTGGATTAAATGAACATTATTTTGGTAGTTGGGAAGGAACAAATGTCGAACTGATCCGACCTTTGCCCGAATTTCAACAAATGATTAATGATCCTGCGAACTATAAAGCTGAATCGAATGGTGGAGAAACCTATGAAGATCTAGCCAAACGAGCTATCGCAGCAGTACAAGACATCATTAAGGTTCATCAAGAAGGGAATATTTTAGTGGTATCGCATGGCCATACCTTGCGTCTATTGGTTGCTTTACTCAATGGCGCAACTTGGCAAAATCACCGAGATAAAGACAAATCAGTGTCTTTATTAAATACAGCTATTAGCATCGTGCATTATGACAGTGAAAAAGGCTTTAGCCTTGAAAAATTAAATGACACAACGCATTTACAATAG
- the pepT gene encoding peptidase T produces MISQIDKTELLERFLHYVSFDTQSKPNAKHSPSSVGQMKLAMQLQKELIQLGLEMVEVSKYAVVTAFLPANDPSLTKTIGLIAHLDTSPQCSGKNVRPEVIEQYRGGDIALGIGEEFISPVYYSFMQKLVGQTLIVADGTTLLGADNKAGIAEIMTALSILQKENIPHCNIRVAFTPDEEISLGIHYFPMEKFSCDWAYTIDGGEVGELEYENFNAATAKVRFFGRSIHPGYAKGKMVNALTLACEFQQVFPVDEVPEKTDGKAGFYHLEDFSGDIEQVELTYLIRDFDEQNFAQRKAFIKSQVEKFNSKKGLKKPIELDIQDSYQNMYDVVKNVPQSIEFADRAMKAVGVKPSHKPIRGGTDGAFLASKGLACPNIFTGGYNFHSKHELVSLQGMEKTVGVIIEMLKCKDL; encoded by the coding sequence ATGATTTCTCAAATAGATAAAACAGAACTTTTAGAACGATTTTTACATTATGTGTCTTTTGATACTCAATCAAAACCTAATGCTAAGCATTCTCCTAGCTCTGTCGGGCAAATGAAATTAGCCATGCAGCTGCAAAAAGAATTAATCCAACTTGGTTTGGAGATGGTTGAAGTAAGTAAATATGCGGTGGTAACAGCATTTTTACCCGCTAATGATCCTAGCTTGACGAAAACCATTGGTTTAATTGCACATCTTGATACGTCTCCGCAATGTAGTGGCAAAAATGTACGCCCCGAAGTGATAGAACAATATCGTGGCGGAGATATTGCATTAGGTATTGGCGAGGAGTTTATTAGTCCTGTTTATTATTCTTTTATGCAAAAATTGGTAGGACAGACTTTGATTGTTGCCGATGGAACCACTTTGCTTGGGGCGGATAATAAAGCGGGAATTGCAGAAATTATGACCGCACTTTCCATCCTTCAAAAAGAGAATATTCCTCATTGCAATATTCGCGTTGCTTTTACGCCTGATGAAGAAATTAGTTTGGGAATCCATTATTTCCCAATGGAAAAGTTTTCCTGTGATTGGGCATATACTATTGATGGGGGAGAAGTAGGGGAATTAGAATACGAAAACTTTAATGCGGCAACGGCAAAAGTGCGGTTTTTCGGCCGGAGTATTCATCCTGGTTACGCAAAAGGAAAAATGGTGAATGCACTGACTTTAGCTTGTGAATTTCAGCAAGTTTTCCCTGTTGATGAAGTACCAGAAAAAACGGATGGGAAAGCGGGCTTTTATCATTTAGAAGATTTTTCTGGCGATATTGAGCAAGTGGAGCTCACTTATTTGATTCGTGATTTTGATGAGCAGAATTTCGCACAAAGAAAAGCTTTTATTAAAAGTCAGGTGGAAAAATTTAATTCTAAGAAAGGTTTGAAAAAGCCTATTGAGTTAGACATTCAAGATAGCTACCAAAATATGTATGATGTGGTAAAAAATGTTCCTCAATCAATTGAATTTGCTGATCGCGCAATGAAAGCGGTAGGGGTTAAACCAAGTCATAAGCCGATTCGAGGCGGTACAGATGGGGCATTTTTAGCATCTAAAGGTTTAGCATGCCCAAATATTTTTACAGGTGGCTATAATTTCCATAGTAAACACGAGTTGGTTTCTTTACAGGGCATGGAAAAGACGGTTGGAGTAATTATCGAAATGCTGAAATGTAAAGATCTGTAA
- a CDS encoding extracellular solute-binding protein, translated as MKKFAGLITAGLVAATLTACNDKDAKQETTKAPATANDTVYLYTWTEYVPDGLLDEFTKETGIKVIVSSLESNETMYAKIKTQGAAGGYDVIAPSNYFVSKMAREGMLMELDHSKLPVIKELDPDWLNKPYDKGNKYSLPQLLGAPGIAFNTNTYKGAQFTSWADLWKPEFANKVQLLDDAREVFNIALLKIGQDPNTQDPAIIKQAYEELLKLRPNVLSFNSDNPANSFISGEVEVGQLWNGSVRIAKKEKAPLDMVFPKEGPVLWVDTLAIPKTAKNPDGAHKLINYMLGAKAAEKLTLAIGYPTANLEAKKALPKEITEDPAIYPPADVLKNSHWQDDVGDAIQFYEQYYQELKAAK; from the coding sequence ATGAAAAAATTCGCAGGTTTAATTACTGCTGGCTTAGTAGCTGCAACTTTAACTGCTTGTAATGATAAAGATGCTAAGCAAGAAACTACAAAGGCTCCAGCTACTGCTAATGACACTGTGTATCTCTACACTTGGACAGAATATGTGCCTGATGGTCTTTTAGATGAGTTTACTAAAGAAACAGGCATCAAAGTTATCGTTTCAAGCCTAGAATCAAACGAAACAATGTATGCAAAAATCAAAACTCAAGGCGCAGCTGGCGGTTATGATGTGATTGCACCATCTAATTACTTTGTTTCTAAGATGGCTAGAGAAGGCATGTTAATGGAACTCGATCACAGCAAATTGCCTGTTATTAAAGAATTAGACCCTGATTGGCTCAATAAACCTTATGATAAAGGTAATAAATACTCTCTTCCTCAACTACTAGGTGCACCAGGTATTGCATTCAACACCAACACTTATAAAGGCGCTCAATTCACTTCTTGGGCTGACTTGTGGAAACCAGAATTTGCAAACAAAGTTCAGTTATTAGACGATGCGCGCGAAGTATTCAACATCGCTTTATTGAAAATTGGTCAAGATCCAAATACTCAAGATCCAGCCATTATCAAACAAGCCTATGAAGAATTATTGAAACTACGCCCAAACGTACTTTCTTTCAATTCCGATAACCCTGCTAACTCTTTCATCTCAGGTGAAGTTGAAGTAGGTCAATTATGGAATGGTTCCGTACGTATTGCTAAAAAAGAAAAAGCTCCTTTAGACATGGTATTCCCGAAAGAAGGCCCTGTACTTTGGGTTGATACTCTAGCAATTCCTAAAACTGCTAAAAACCCAGATGGCGCACATAAACTTATTAACTATATGTTAGGCGCTAAAGCTGCGGAAAAATTAACCTTAGCAATTGGCTATCCAACAGCTAACTTAGAAGCGAAAAAAGCATTACCAAAAGAAATCACCGAAGATCCAGCGATTTATCCACCGGCTGATGTATTAAAAAATAGCCACTGGCAAGATGACGTTGGCGATGCAATTCAATTCTATGAACAATATTATCAAGAATTAAAAGCAGCTAAATAA
- the tdeA gene encoding toxin/drug exporter TdeA, translating to MFKMKNMTLALLMSGALVGCTNIGDSYQASLEDYKQYEEITKQYNVKENWWSLYNDAQLNRVIEQALINNKDLAKAAVAVNRALYSANLVGANLVPAFNGSTSSAAQRRVDTSANSAISHKGSLNVSYTLDLWQRLANAADAAEWSHKATAEDMESARLSLINSVVTTYYQIAYLNDAISTTNETIKYYTDIGNIMQTRLAQGVADGVSVDQAQQAVLTARNNKLNFETQRKTAEQTLRNLLNLKPNDALNITFPHIMNVKTAGVNLNVPVSVIANRPDVKAAQFRLSSAFKNAKATQKSWFPEVNLGGSLSSTASTVGTALHNPVAAGTVGISLPFLNWNTVKWNVKISEADYETARLNYEQRITTALNNVDTNYFTFTQAQSTLSNLQQTHSYNQRITQYYRNRYNAGVSELREWLVAANTEKSSQLAILNAKYQVLQSENAVYSAMAGYYSR from the coding sequence ATGTTTAAAATGAAAAATATGACGCTTGCTTTGTTGATGTCTGGTGCATTAGTGGGATGTACCAATATTGGCGATTCTTATCAAGCTAGCCTTGAAGATTACAAGCAATATGAAGAAATTACCAAGCAATATAATGTAAAAGAAAATTGGTGGTCATTGTATAACGATGCGCAATTAAATCGCGTCATAGAACAAGCGTTAATAAACAACAAAGATTTAGCTAAAGCAGCTGTGGCAGTAAACCGTGCGCTTTACAGTGCAAATTTAGTGGGTGCAAATTTAGTGCCTGCATTTAATGGTTCAACTTCATCTGCGGCACAACGCCGAGTTGACACAAGTGCAAACTCTGCCATTTCACACAAAGGTTCTTTAAATGTGAGCTATACATTGGATCTTTGGCAACGTTTAGCCAATGCCGCTGATGCTGCAGAATGGTCGCACAAAGCAACCGCTGAAGACATGGAATCTGCTCGTTTATCATTAATCAATTCTGTGGTCACGACTTATTATCAAATTGCTTATTTAAATGATGCAATTAGCACAACCAACGAAACAATCAAATATTACACTGACATTGGTAATATTATGCAAACGCGTTTAGCACAAGGTGTGGCTGATGGGGTCAGTGTTGATCAAGCGCAACAAGCAGTATTAACGGCGCGTAATAACAAATTAAATTTTGAAACCCAACGCAAAACGGCAGAACAAACCTTGCGCAATCTGCTGAACTTAAAACCAAACGATGCGTTAAATATCACGTTCCCCCATATTATGAATGTGAAAACAGCAGGGGTGAATTTGAATGTTCCTGTATCTGTGATTGCAAATCGTCCTGATGTAAAAGCAGCGCAATTCCGTTTAAGTAGTGCATTCAAAAATGCCAAAGCAACTCAAAAAAGCTGGTTCCCTGAAGTTAATTTAGGTGGAAGTCTATCTTCAACTGCAAGTACTGTTGGCACCGCGTTACACAATCCTGTGGCTGCTGGCACAGTAGGAATTAGCCTGCCATTCTTAAATTGGAATACCGTAAAATGGAACGTTAAAATTTCTGAAGCTGACTATGAAACCGCACGTTTAAATTACGAACAACGTATTACCACGGCTCTTAATAATGTGGATACTAACTACTTTACCTTTACCCAAGCGCAAAGCACATTAAGTAATTTACAACAAACCCATAGTTACAATCAGCGTATCACGCAATATTATCGAAATCGCTATAATGCGGGCGTATCCGAATTGCGCGAATGGTTAGTTGCAGCCAATACTGAAAAATCATCACAACTTGCGATTTTGAACGCAAAATATCAAGTGTTGCAAAGTGAAAATGCGGTATATAGCGCAATGGCGGGATATTACTCTCGTTAA
- a CDS encoding YcgN family cysteine cluster protein, with the protein MQLEPNFWQTKSLLEMTESEWEALCDGCGKCCYRKYIQGRGKRQKLYYTRIACNLLDVETGKCGNYSERFKLETDCTKLTKKNLPDFHWLPDTCAYRLLYEGKTLPEWHPLISGSPHSVKNADILIKNGIHERDVIDWFEFVI; encoded by the coding sequence ATGCAACTTGAACCTAATTTTTGGCAAACAAAATCCCTGCTTGAAATGACCGAATCTGAATGGGAAGCCTTATGTGATGGCTGCGGCAAATGCTGTTATCGCAAATATATTCAAGGGCGAGGTAAACGCCAAAAACTTTATTACACCCGAATTGCTTGCAACCTTTTAGATGTGGAAACAGGAAAGTGCGGTAATTATTCAGAGCGTTTTAAACTTGAAACCGATTGCACCAAACTCACTAAAAAGAATTTACCTGATTTTCATTGGTTGCCTGATACTTGTGCCTATCGTTTGCTTTATGAAGGAAAAACGCTCCCCGAATGGCATCCGCTTATTTCTGGATCTCCCCATTCTGTAAAAAATGCGGATATTTTGATTAAAAATGGTATCCACGAACGCGATGTGATTGATTGGTTTGAGTTTGTGATTTAA
- the glnS gene encoding glutamine--tRNA ligase, translating into MSNAEILESAENTRTHNFITQIIDEDLASGKHKSVHTRFPPEPNGYLHIGHAKSICLNFGLAKEYNGLCNLRFDDTNPVKEDVEYVDSIKADVEWLGFKWEGEPRYASDYFDALYGYAIELIKKGLAYVDELSPEEMREYRGTLTEPGKNSPYRDRTIEENLALFEKMKNGEFAEGKASLRAKIDMASPFMVMRDPVIYRIKFASHHQTGDKWCIYPMYDFTHCISDAIERITHSLCTLEFQDNRRLYDWVLENISIERPLPHQYEFSRLNLEGTLTSKRKLLKLVNDGIVDGWNDPRMPTISGLRRRGYTPASLREFCRRIGVTKQDNVVEYSALEACIREDLNENSPRAMAVIDPVRVVIENFEGEETLTAPNHPNRPELGERQLPFTKELYIDRADFREEANKQYKRLVLGKEVRLRNAYVIKAERVEKDANDEITTIFCTYDPETLGKNPADGRKVKGVIHWVSAVNNHPAEFRLYDRLFTVPNPGAEDDIESVLNPHSLVVKHGFVEQSLAAAEAEKGYQFEREGYFCADSKDSRPEHLVFNLTVSLKEGF; encoded by the coding sequence ATGAGCAATGCAGAAATTCTAGAAAGTGCAGAAAATACTCGCACTCACAATTTTATTACCCAAATTATTGATGAAGATTTAGCTTCGGGTAAACATAAAAGCGTTCATACCCGTTTTCCGCCAGAGCCGAATGGCTATTTGCATATTGGTCACGCAAAATCGATTTGCTTAAACTTCGGCTTGGCAAAAGAATATAACGGTTTATGTAACCTACGTTTTGACGATACCAACCCAGTAAAAGAAGATGTGGAATATGTGGATTCCATCAAAGCTGATGTGGAGTGGTTAGGTTTCAAATGGGAAGGTGAACCGCGTTATGCATCTGATTACTTCGATGCGCTTTATGGTTATGCGATTGAATTAATTAAAAAAGGCTTGGCGTATGTGGATGAGCTTTCTCCAGAAGAAATGCGTGAATATCGCGGTACATTAACTGAGCCAGGTAAAAACAGCCCATATCGTGACCGCACTATTGAAGAAAACTTAGCTTTATTTGAAAAAATGAAAAATGGCGAATTTGCCGAGGGTAAAGCAAGTTTACGCGCAAAAATTGATATGGCATCGCCATTTATGGTCATGCGTGATCCAGTGATTTATCGTATTAAATTTGCGAGCCATCACCAAACCGGTGACAAATGGTGCATTTACCCAATGTACGATTTTACTCACTGTATCTCTGATGCGATTGAGCGTATTACACACTCTTTATGTACATTAGAGTTCCAAGACAACCGTCGTTTATATGACTGGGTGTTGGAAAATATTAGTATTGAACGTCCATTACCGCATCAATATGAATTTTCACGTTTAAATTTAGAAGGCACTTTAACCTCCAAACGTAAGTTATTGAAATTAGTAAACGACGGCATTGTAGATGGTTGGAACGATCCACGTATGCCAACCATTTCTGGTTTACGCCGTCGCGGTTATACTCCAGCTTCATTACGTGAATTTTGCCGCCGTATCGGGGTAACGAAACAAGACAACGTGGTAGAGTATTCTGCACTTGAAGCCTGCATTCGTGAAGATTTAAACGAAAACTCACCACGCGCAATGGCAGTGATTGATCCTGTTCGCGTAGTGATTGAAAACTTTGAAGGCGAAGAGACCTTAACTGCGCCAAATCACCCAAATCGTCCCGAATTAGGTGAGCGTCAATTACCGTTTACGAAAGAGCTTTATATTGATCGTGCAGATTTCCGTGAAGAAGCGAACAAACAATATAAACGTTTAGTATTAGGTAAAGAAGTGCGCTTACGTAACGCCTATGTGATTAAAGCGGAACGTGTAGAAAAAGATGCAAATGATGAAATTACCACGATCTTCTGTACTTATGATCCTGAAACCTTAGGTAAAAACCCAGCGGATGGACGCAAAGTGAAAGGCGTTATTCATTGGGTTTCTGCGGTTAATAATCATCCAGCTGAATTCCGTTTGTATGATCGTTTATTTACTGTGCCAAATCCAGGTGCTGAAGATGATATTGAAAGCGTGTTAAATCCACATTCTCTCGTGGTAAAACATGGTTTTGTAGAACAAAGCTTGGCGGCTGCGGAAGCAGAGAAAGGTTATCAATTTGAACGTGAAGGTTATTTCTGTGCGGATAGTAAAGATAGCCGCCCTGAACATTTGGTATTTAACTTAACAGTAAGCTTAAAAGAAGGCTTCTAA
- the potA gene encoding spermidine/putrescine ABC transporter ATP-binding protein PotA, whose translation MENQLQNKPIIELRSIKKSYGSNTIINDFNLTINNGEFVTILGPSGCGKTTVLRLLAGLEELDSGSIILDGEDITNVPAEKRHINTVFQSYALFPHMTIFENVAFGLRMQKVPNDEIKPRVLEALRMVQLEDMAERKPTQLSGGQQQRIAIARAVVNKPKVLLLDESLSALDYKLRKQMQNELKMLQRQLGITFIFVTHDQEEAITMSDRIVLLRKGKIAQDGSPREIYEDPANLFVARFIGEINVFEATVIERKSEQVVLANVEGRVCDIYTDMPVEKDQKLQVLLRPEDIVIEELDENEHSKAIIGHIVDRTYKGMTLESTVEFDHNGMRVLVSEFFNEDDPHMDHSVGQRVGITWHEGWEVVLNDEDNQ comes from the coding sequence GTGGAAAATCAGCTTCAAAACAAGCCTATCATTGAGCTTCGTTCAATCAAAAAATCCTATGGTTCTAACACCATTATTAACGATTTCAATCTTACAATTAATAACGGTGAATTTGTCACTATTCTCGGCCCTTCAGGCTGTGGTAAAACCACAGTTTTACGCTTACTTGCAGGCTTAGAAGAATTGGATTCAGGTAGCATTATTTTAGATGGTGAAGATATCACCAATGTGCCAGCGGAAAAACGTCATATTAATACGGTATTCCAAAGCTATGCTCTATTTCCACATATGACAATTTTTGAGAACGTAGCTTTTGGTTTGCGTATGCAAAAAGTACCAAACGACGAAATTAAACCGCGTGTTTTAGAAGCCTTGCGTATGGTACAGCTAGAAGATATGGCAGAGCGTAAGCCAACTCAACTTTCTGGCGGACAACAACAACGTATTGCCATCGCTCGCGCCGTAGTAAATAAACCAAAAGTGTTGTTACTTGATGAGTCTTTATCTGCATTGGATTACAAATTGCGTAAACAAATGCAAAATGAACTCAAAATGTTACAACGTCAGCTTGGCATTACCTTTATTTTTGTCACTCACGATCAAGAAGAAGCGATTACAATGTCTGATCGTATTGTGTTATTACGTAAAGGTAAAATCGCACAAGATGGTTCTCCACGTGAAATCTATGAAGATCCAGCGAACTTATTCGTTGCTCGTTTCATTGGCGAAATTAACGTATTTGAAGCGACTGTGATTGAACGTAAGTCAGAACAAGTTGTACTCGCAAATGTGGAAGGTCGAGTTTGTGATATTTACACAGACATGCCTGTTGAGAAAGATCAAAAACTTCAAGTACTACTTCGTCCTGAAGATATTGTGATTGAAGAATTAGATGAAAATGAACATTCTAAAGCAATTATCGGCCACATTGTTGACCGCACTTACAAAGGAATGACATTAGAATCAACTGTAGAATTTGATCATAATGGCATGCGTGTACTTGTAAGTGAATTCTTTAACGAAGACGATCCACATATGGATCATAGCGTAGGTCAACGCGTAGGCATCACATGGCATGAAGGCTGGGAGGTTGTTCTCAACGATGAAGATAATCAATAA
- the potB gene encoding spermidine/putrescine ABC transporter permease PotB, translating to MKIINNKFQKITVAIIFSWLIFFVLIPNLLVFAVSFLTRDGSDFYAFPITIENYTNLFNPLYAQVVWNSLYMSGIATIICLLVGYPFAFMMSKINPKYRPLLLFLVVLPFWTNSLIRIYGMKVFLGVKGVLNTMLMDMGILSEPIRILNTEIAVIIGLVYLLLPFMILPLYSAIEKLDGRLLEAARDLGANAFQRFFRVILPLTMPGIIAGCLLVLLPAMGMFYVADLLGGAKVLLVGNVIKSEFLISRNWPFGSAISIGLTVLMALLIFVYYRANKLLNKKVELE from the coding sequence ATGAAGATAATCAATAATAAATTCCAGAAAATTACTGTTGCGATTATCTTCAGTTGGCTCATCTTCTTTGTGTTGATTCCAAACTTATTGGTATTCGCCGTAAGTTTTCTGACTAGAGACGGTAGCGACTTTTACGCTTTCCCAATCACCATTGAAAACTACACAAACTTGTTTAATCCGCTTTATGCACAAGTTGTGTGGAATTCATTATATATGTCGGGCATAGCTACCATTATTTGCTTATTAGTTGGCTATCCATTTGCTTTCATGATGAGCAAAATTAATCCTAAATATCGACCGCTCTTATTATTCCTTGTGGTTTTACCATTCTGGACAAACTCGTTGATCCGTATTTATGGAATGAAAGTGTTTCTCGGTGTGAAAGGTGTGCTTAATACCATGTTGATGGACATGGGAATTTTGAGTGAACCAATTCGCATTTTGAATACAGAAATTGCGGTAATCATTGGCTTAGTTTATTTGCTATTGCCATTTATGATTTTGCCACTCTACTCTGCGATTGAGAAATTAGACGGTCGCTTATTAGAGGCTGCAAGAGATTTAGGCGCAAATGCATTCCAACGTTTCTTCCGTGTCATTTTACCATTAACCATGCCAGGCATTATCGCAGGGTGTTTATTAGTATTATTACCGGCAATGGGTATGTTCTACGTTGCAGACTTACTTGGCGGAGCAAAAGTATTGCTTGTTGGTAACGTAATTAAGAGCGAATTCTTAATTTCTCGTAACTGGCCATTTGGTTCTGCAATCAGTATTGGTTTAACTGTTCTAATGGCATTGTTGATTTTCGTGTACTACCGCGCGAACAAACTATTGAATAAGAAAGTGGAGTTAGAATAA
- the potC gene encoding spermidine/putrescine ABC transporter permease PotC — protein MSRLLRNAFMFVVYAYLYIPIIILVTNSFNEDRYGLSWKGFSWNWYERLFNNDTLIQAAIHSVTIAFFAATLATIVGGLTAIALYRYRFRGKQAVSGMLFIVMMSPDIVMAVSLLALFMVVGISLGFWSLLLAHVTFCLPYVTVTIFSRLNGFDSRMLEAAKDLGASEVTILRKIIVPLALPAIVSGWLLSFTISLDDVVVSSFVSGVSYEILPLRIFSLVKTGVTPEVNALATIMIVLSLALVVLSQLITRKNNH, from the coding sequence ATGAGTCGTTTACTACGTAATGCATTTATGTTTGTGGTATACGCTTATTTGTATATCCCAATTATTATTTTAGTCACTAATTCCTTTAACGAAGATCGTTATGGTTTAAGCTGGAAAGGCTTTAGCTGGAACTGGTACGAGCGTTTATTTAATAACGACACCTTAATACAAGCAGCGATTCATTCGGTAACTATTGCATTTTTTGCGGCTACTCTAGCTACTATTGTGGGGGGATTAACTGCAATCGCACTTTACCGCTATAGATTCCGCGGTAAACAAGCGGTAAGCGGTATGTTATTTATCGTTATGATGTCACCTGATATTGTAATGGCAGTATCTTTACTTGCATTATTTATGGTTGTCGGTATTTCATTAGGTTTCTGGTCTTTATTACTGGCTCATGTGACCTTCTGTTTACCGTATGTGACCGTAACTATCTTCTCTCGCTTAAATGGCTTTGATTCTAGAATGTTAGAAGCGGCGAAAGACTTAGGCGCAAGCGAAGTGACTATTTTACGTAAAATCATCGTGCCATTAGCGTTACCTGCGATTGTTTCAGGTTGGTTATTAAGCTTTACCATTTCTTTAGATGATGTTGTGGTTTCATCTTTTGTGAGTGGTGTAAGTTATGAAATTTTACCATTGAGAATATTCTCTTTAGTGAAAACTGGTGTAACACCTGAAGTTAATGCTTTAGCAACAATTATGATCGTGCTTTCACTGGCTCTTGTCGTTTTAAGCCAGCTAATTACACGAAAAAATAACCATTAA